The following are from one region of the Sandaracinus amylolyticus genome:
- a CDS encoding BamA/TamA family outer membrane protein has translation MRAALQRLALGFVLTLFIAVPDARADSSEWNLHLDPAFATPAVGLLAPDDAGLRGAGLFVWGGVDWQLAAPFALELIIGAGHMWSLGPPRMLADGTTQDIPSATFVHGGLGGRLRLLDDRSGYLDQPGGSAAGSLWISAHVGAMAWHGPELAIDLALGYELSLMRPVSAGLYARAVLGLFGEGAQSDVDLILTLGVSLSFEVTVGVIPNGRYGVSDVHVEGLEDLDEAALRACLGTRERGTFAFDLGASTSLQCGEPPFDGSRLRIELFSWPWTDWPLFDASVFERDMLRVQRWLRARGYYEGRVVASRVEPVEALGEGGAIAGREPSSCVADETRGCEVRVSFTVDEGEPVRVARVTLRGEREIEESLRLRLRAALELRRDMPFDEALYERTKRAMVRVLADSGYPDARVEGEVKLNATRHEAYLLFRIETGPRGVLGRICVTGYGELPPGPILAATYLSPGDEFRLSEIEEAQRAIFALGTMGSVEIRHTTLEAMEEEREEAERAAEEEARPRDDQPSEATPAPEAEPAPEPEAAPEIEPQPETETAPETETAPETAAEAQTQAETETEAEADVITSAVEDTDTGLNASPDTPVSPPSTPYCTDAPTSVPEGARAVDLEIRVSAGRLERFGLGVGIQAGDTLSFGTQTQGGVTTVNQIALQQWDIHLLLVAEWRNLLGNMLRVRLEERPRLIFPAQFPGFTSDAGEGPTLGNRIGVTVRWPAFIEARTSLFAGLTHDYGPIPLWGFFRHELDGRIGLERTFFDGRLYVSSAIRGNLFVPDEGQNLQEASQRETTRVLFLEQIATLDLRDDPRNPTLGAFFSVGFQEAGVAGVSSWDYLRITAEGRGYVPLGLGIVLAARFAVGAMFIGDTYGFGDVDTIYDLDELGPLSQQLQGGGSISNRGFPPGLLGDVRRREIKVRGVYVPGGPQDRPIIISGGTYRWEGSLELRFPLTTEIGLVLFSDVGNVSRDAFDFQALNLAFGLGLRYRTIVGPIRFDIAFRPDALQYVGGTDPRRFCQSDDQNDGCTPIPDIDIFDVSFPGAIHLTIGEAF, from the coding sequence ATGCGCGCCGCCCTGCAGCGACTCGCGCTCGGCTTCGTGCTGACGCTCTTCATCGCGGTGCCAGACGCGCGCGCCGACTCGTCGGAGTGGAACCTCCACCTCGATCCCGCGTTCGCGACACCCGCAGTCGGCTTGCTCGCGCCCGACGACGCCGGCCTGCGCGGCGCCGGTCTCTTCGTGTGGGGCGGCGTCGACTGGCAGCTCGCGGCGCCGTTCGCGCTCGAGCTGATCATCGGCGCCGGGCACATGTGGTCGCTCGGACCGCCCCGCATGCTCGCCGACGGCACCACGCAGGACATCCCCAGCGCGACGTTCGTGCACGGTGGGCTCGGCGGGCGCCTGCGCCTGCTCGACGACCGGAGCGGCTATCTCGATCAACCGGGTGGCAGCGCCGCGGGCAGCCTGTGGATCTCGGCGCACGTCGGCGCGATGGCGTGGCACGGGCCCGAGCTCGCGATCGATCTCGCGCTCGGCTACGAGCTCTCGCTGATGCGGCCCGTCTCCGCGGGTCTCTACGCGCGCGCCGTCCTCGGGCTCTTCGGCGAAGGCGCGCAGTCCGACGTCGATCTGATCCTCACGCTCGGCGTGTCGCTCTCGTTCGAGGTGACGGTCGGCGTGATCCCCAACGGTCGCTACGGCGTCTCCGACGTGCACGTCGAGGGGCTCGAGGATCTCGACGAAGCCGCGCTCCGCGCGTGCCTCGGGACGCGCGAGCGCGGCACGTTCGCGTTCGATCTCGGCGCCTCGACGTCGCTGCAGTGCGGCGAGCCGCCCTTCGACGGATCGCGCCTCCGCATCGAGCTCTTCTCGTGGCCGTGGACCGACTGGCCGCTCTTCGACGCCAGCGTGTTCGAGCGCGACATGCTCCGCGTGCAGCGCTGGCTCCGCGCGCGCGGCTACTACGAGGGCCGGGTCGTCGCGAGCCGCGTCGAGCCGGTCGAGGCGCTCGGCGAGGGCGGCGCGATCGCGGGACGCGAGCCCTCGTCGTGCGTCGCCGACGAGACGCGGGGCTGCGAGGTGCGCGTCTCGTTCACCGTCGACGAGGGCGAGCCGGTCCGCGTCGCGCGCGTGACGCTGCGCGGCGAGCGCGAGATCGAGGAGTCGCTGCGCCTGCGTCTTCGCGCGGCCCTCGAGCTGCGCCGCGACATGCCCTTCGACGAGGCGCTCTACGAGCGCACGAAGCGCGCGATGGTGCGCGTGCTCGCGGACAGCGGATACCCCGACGCGCGCGTCGAGGGCGAGGTGAAGCTCAACGCGACGCGCCACGAGGCGTACCTGCTCTTCCGCATCGAGACCGGACCGCGCGGCGTGCTCGGGCGCATCTGCGTGACCGGCTACGGCGAGCTGCCGCCCGGGCCGATCCTCGCGGCGACGTATCTCTCGCCGGGAGACGAGTTCCGACTGAGCGAGATCGAGGAAGCGCAGCGCGCGATCTTCGCGCTCGGCACGATGGGCTCGGTCGAGATCCGCCACACGACGCTCGAGGCGATGGAGGAGGAGCGCGAGGAGGCCGAGCGCGCCGCCGAGGAAGAAGCGAGGCCGCGCGACGATCAACCGAGCGAAGCGACGCCGGCCCCCGAGGCCGAGCCCGCGCCCGAGCCCGAGGCTGCGCCCGAGATCGAGCCCCAGCCCGAGACCGAGACCGCGCCCGAGACCGAGACCGCGCCCGAGACCGCCGCCGAGGCCCAGACCCAGGCCGAGACGGAGACCGAGGCCGAGGCCGACGTGATCACCTCGGCCGTCGAGGACACCGACACCGGGCTCAACGCGTCGCCCGACACGCCGGTGTCGCCGCCCTCGACGCCTTACTGCACCGACGCGCCGACCTCGGTGCCCGAGGGTGCGCGCGCGGTCGATCTCGAGATCCGCGTCTCCGCCGGTCGCCTCGAGCGCTTCGGTCTCGGCGTGGGCATCCAGGCCGGCGACACGCTCAGCTTCGGGACCCAGACCCAGGGCGGCGTCACCACCGTCAACCAGATCGCGCTGCAGCAGTGGGACATCCATCTCCTGCTCGTCGCGGAGTGGCGCAACCTGCTGGGCAACATGCTGCGGGTGCGCCTCGAGGAGCGACCGCGGCTCATCTTCCCCGCGCAGTTCCCGGGCTTCACCAGCGACGCCGGCGAAGGGCCCACGCTCGGCAATCGCATCGGCGTCACCGTGCGCTGGCCCGCGTTCATCGAGGCGCGCACCTCGCTCTTCGCGGGCCTCACCCACGACTACGGCCCGATCCCGCTGTGGGGCTTCTTCCGACACGAGCTCGACGGGCGCATCGGCCTCGAGCGCACGTTCTTCGACGGGCGCCTCTACGTCTCGAGCGCGATCCGCGGGAATCTCTTCGTGCCCGACGAAGGTCAGAATCTGCAGGAGGCGTCGCAACGCGAGACCACGCGCGTGCTCTTCCTCGAACAGATCGCGACCCTCGATCTGCGCGACGACCCGCGCAATCCGACGCTCGGCGCGTTCTTCTCCGTCGGCTTCCAGGAGGCGGGCGTCGCCGGCGTCTCGTCGTGGGACTACCTGCGAATCACCGCGGAGGGCCGCGGCTACGTCCCGCTCGGTCTCGGCATCGTGCTCGCCGCGCGCTTCGCGGTCGGCGCGATGTTCATCGGGGACACCTACGGCTTCGGCGACGTCGACACGATCTACGACCTCGACGAGCTCGGCCCGCTCTCGCAGCAGCTCCAGGGCGGCGGCTCGATCTCGAACCGCGGCTTCCCGCCGGGTCTCCTCGGCGACGTGCGGCGTCGCGAGATCAAGGTGCGCGGCGTGTACGTCCCGGGCGGGCCCCAGGATCGTCCGATCATCATCTCGGGCGGCACGTACCGCTGGGAGGGCTCGCTCGAGCTGCGCTTCCCGCTGACCACCGAGATCGGTCTCGTGCTCTTCAGCGACGTCGGCAACGTCTCGCGCGACGCGTTCGACTTCCAGGCGCTGAACCTCGCCTTCGGGCTCGGGCTCCGATACCGCACCATCGTCGGCCCGATCCGGTTCGACATCGCGTTCCGTCCCGACGCGCTGCAGTACGTCGGCGGCACCGACCCGCGCCGCTTCTGTCAGAGCGACGATCAGAACGACGGCTGCACGCCGATCCCCGACATCGACATCTTCGACGTGAGCTTCCCGGGCGCGATCCACCTCACGATCGGCGAGGCGTTCTGA